The window GGCGTCATAAAGATATTCCGGATCGTCCTGATAGCCATAAATAATGGCAACTTCAGGTAATTTCCGCAGGTTTCGCACATCGAAAACGGAACGCAGGGTATGCACCTTTTCTACTCGCATCTCAAAGTGCGGTTTACCATTTACCATCACGCCAAGATACCCCTGCTCGGGCGCTTTAAACGTGTCCAGCGTGGTGGCGTTGGTTTTCGTGACGAATCTTGCCGACCCAATCCGATCGTTTAATACCACCATTACCCCGCGCCCCCTGGCATTCGGGTCGGCGGCCACGGTTACCGCTTCCAGCAGGTTCATCGCGCCATCCGCACTCATCGCCGTCGCGGGTCTCATTGCGCCAGTCAGCACCACCGGCTTGTCGCTTTTCACCGTCAGATTGAGAAAGTACGCCGTTTCATCCAGCGTATCTGTACCATGCGTAATGACCACGCCGTCAACATCGTCTCGCGCCAGCAGCGCATTCACCTGCTGAGAGAGTTGCAAAATAATCTTGCTGGTCATATTTTCACTGCCAATATTGGCAATTTGCTGACCGTCTACACGCGCAATCGTATTAATCTCAGGCACCGCATTAATTAATGTCTGGACACCCAGTTCGCCGGATTTATAACCGGAAGTTTGCGTGTTTTTTTCTGCTGTACCGGCTATCGTGCCACCGGTTGCCAGAATCATAATATGCGGTTTGACGGTGGCGCTAAATACCGCCTGACTGATAAAAAGCAAAGCCGTGACCATGAATATTCTGATATTCATTTTTTCTTCCTCTGAATTTTATTGTGCAGATACCCTGCCGGGGGGCGGAATAATCAGGCCAATACCATTTTGCCAATGATTAAGCCGACAATAACCGAGACAATCACATTGACCAGACCGGGCCGCATAAAGCTATGGTTGAGCACATACTTACCAATCCGCGTTGTTCCGGTGTCATCAAACGCTAATGCCGCCAGACACTGTCCCGCGACAGGAATAAAGAAATAGCCGTTGACTGCTGGCCATGAACCAATCAACGCATAAGCGGGTAACCCCAGCGCCAGCCCCAGAGGTAATAAAATAAGGGTCGTCGCAGCCTGACTGCTGACCATTGCAGAGACGAAAAACATCATAATTGCAATAAGCCAGGTATGCTGTTGTAACAGCGTCTGGACTTCGGCTTTGATCAGTTCAATATGGCCGTTCACAAAGGTTTCGCTCATCCAGGCGAGGCCAAAGGCGCAGACAATGGCTAGCGC is drawn from Citrobacter rodentium NBRC 105723 = DSM 16636 and contains these coding sequences:
- the fraE gene encoding fructose-asparagine asparaginase; the protein is MNIRIFMVTALLFISQAVFSATVKPHIMILATGGTIAGTAEKNTQTSGYKSGELGVQTLINAVPEINTIARVDGQQIANIGSENMTSKIILQLSQQVNALLARDDVDGVVITHGTDTLDETAYFLNLTVKSDKPVVLTGAMRPATAMSADGAMNLLEAVTVAADPNARGRGVMVVLNDRIGSARFVTKTNATTLDTFKAPEQGYLGVMVNGKPHFEMRVEKVHTLRSVFDVRNLRKLPEVAIIYGYQDDPEYLYDAAISHHVDGIIYAGTGAGSVSVRSEAGIRKAEKAGIVVVRASRTGNGVVPVDQGQPGLVAGSLNPAKARILLMTALTRTKDPALIQHYFDTY